The following coding sequences are from one Paenibacillus tundrae window:
- a CDS encoding MarR family winged helix-turn-helix transcriptional regulator, producing MLELQEIETERSLHLYRTLAKTFKSVNEHAVSGSKVHGFNPTAYGLLEVLYMKGAQPIQQVGAQLLLQSGNVTYVIDKLEQKGLLHRKHCPQDRRIIFVELTEEGQRTMDDIYPGYAHKIDRAVSGLSEEDKTMLADLLERLAIGADRLSANS from the coding sequence ATGCTAGAATTACAAGAAATTGAAACAGAACGTTCTCTTCATCTGTACCGCACCTTGGCCAAGACATTTAAGAGCGTGAATGAACACGCTGTATCTGGAAGCAAAGTGCATGGATTCAATCCTACAGCATATGGTTTACTTGAAGTTCTGTATATGAAGGGGGCACAGCCTATTCAACAGGTTGGAGCACAGCTTCTCTTACAGAGTGGTAATGTTACGTATGTTATTGATAAGTTAGAGCAAAAAGGACTTTTACACCGTAAACACTGTCCTCAGGACAGACGGATTATATTTGTGGAATTGACAGAGGAAGGGCAGCGCACAATGGATGATATCTATCCAGGCTATGCTCACAAGATTGATCGTGCTGTCAGTGGCTTGAGCGAAGAAGACAAGACGATGCTCGCTGACTTACTAGAGCGACTGGCGATTGGCGCAGATCGGTTATCAGCTAATAGCTAA
- a CDS encoding GAF domain-containing protein: MFQAVSYEGTRSEQHNAVLGQLSALIRDEPSAIANLANAAALLNVFLTDTNWVGFYLYDGKELVLGPFQGLPACIRIPLGRGVCGTSAAEKRTLVVDDVHAFPGHIACDAASNSEIVVPIIKNGELYGVLDIDSPIKNRFDDEDRIFLEQAVQLLVDQL; the protein is encoded by the coding sequence ATGTTTCAAGCTGTTTCTTATGAAGGAACACGAAGCGAGCAGCACAACGCCGTCCTGGGACAGTTAAGCGCTCTGATTCGCGATGAACCTAGCGCCATTGCCAATCTGGCAAACGCAGCGGCGCTGCTCAATGTATTTTTGACCGATACCAACTGGGTCGGCTTCTATCTGTATGATGGCAAAGAACTTGTACTGGGTCCATTCCAAGGACTGCCTGCATGCATCCGTATCCCACTTGGACGCGGTGTATGCGGCACATCCGCTGCAGAAAAACGTACCCTCGTCGTTGACGATGTACATGCTTTTCCAGGCCATATTGCCTGTGATGCTGCATCCAACAGCGAAATCGTCGTACCGATTATTAAAAATGGAGAACTATACGGAGTACTCGATATCGACAGTCCGATTAAGAACCGTTTTGACGACGAAGACCGAATCTTCCTGGAGCAAGCAGTGCAACTTCTCGTAGACCAACTGTAA
- a CDS encoding GNAT family N-acetyltransferase translates to MLMYKCKGRIPELETGRLRLRKMRRRDAAQMFACWSDREVTRYMNLAPMVGATEAADMIGLLNQMAGEEDAIRWGIELKETGRLIGSCGFNTWQLEGAFRGEIGYELGRDYWRHGYMSEAFSVLLSFGYETMGLNRIEALVDPRNAPSGGFLENMGFTKEGLLRQIQHTSTGYKDMLMYSLLYDEWLRARNNK, encoded by the coding sequence ATGTTGATGTATAAATGTAAAGGTAGAATCCCTGAGCTTGAGACGGGGCGGCTTCGATTGCGCAAAATGCGACGCCGGGATGCTGCTCAGATGTTCGCGTGCTGGTCAGATCGAGAGGTGACTCGTTATATGAATCTTGCGCCAATGGTTGGGGCAACCGAAGCCGCGGATATGATTGGTCTGCTTAACCAGATGGCGGGAGAAGAGGATGCGATCCGTTGGGGAATAGAGCTGAAAGAGACAGGACGCCTTATTGGAAGCTGTGGATTCAATACATGGCAACTTGAGGGCGCATTTCGCGGTGAGATCGGCTATGAGCTAGGACGTGACTACTGGCGGCATGGGTATATGTCGGAGGCGTTCTCGGTACTGCTGTCCTTTGGATATGAGACGATGGGACTTAATCGCATTGAGGCGCTTGTGGATCCACGTAATGCGCCGTCAGGTGGATTTCTGGAGAATATGGGATTTACGAAAGAGGGATTACTTCGTCAAATTCAACATACGTCTACAGGTTACAAAGATATGTTAATGTATTCTTTACTCTATGATGAATGGCTACGGGCGCGTAATAACAAATAA
- a CDS encoding MerR family transcriptional regulator, producing the protein MAYTIADVSGMSGVSLDELSQYVDAGLLTPAFVGSDPNDMYYEKPELLKLQQILFCKELGVEQEEIGSMLQEDPYDMIQMMQQQRIQMLEKALRLHGLIQTLDKTISHLQGEQEIEESALYEGFVEPRQRNMLLQQPSSRADEMQRPKLGEMNSDKPRHNPSPENTLQSVQLKTKRDYLDSQEKIDGINRDLHQAIEDGLSADSPKVQQIISRHLEWVKGYYTPTAEIYRELGNLYVEHQNFRQMYDGYHPKLAEFLRDAMIIKAEQELS; encoded by the coding sequence ATGGCATATACTATCGCTGACGTATCCGGTATGTCCGGAGTAAGTTTGGATGAGTTAAGTCAATATGTGGATGCTGGGCTGTTGACCCCGGCGTTTGTCGGAAGTGACCCGAACGACATGTATTATGAGAAGCCGGAACTGTTGAAGCTCCAGCAGATACTGTTCTGCAAGGAACTTGGTGTGGAGCAGGAAGAGATCGGCTCAATGCTACAAGAAGATCCGTATGACATGATTCAAATGATGCAGCAGCAACGTATTCAAATGCTAGAAAAGGCACTTCGCTTGCATGGTCTAATACAAACACTCGACAAAACGATATCCCATCTGCAAGGGGAGCAAGAAATTGAAGAGAGCGCACTATACGAGGGATTTGTTGAGCCGAGACAGCGTAATATGTTACTGCAACAACCTTCATCGCGTGCTGATGAGATGCAGCGTCCGAAGCTGGGTGAGATGAACTCAGACAAGCCTAGGCATAATCCGTCGCCTGAAAACACGCTCCAAAGTGTGCAGCTTAAGACGAAAAGAGACTATCTGGACTCCCAGGAGAAGATCGATGGAATCAATCGTGATCTGCATCAGGCCATCGAGGATGGATTATCTGCGGATAGTCCCAAGGTGCAGCAGATTATTAGTAGACACCTGGAATGGGTCAAAGGGTACTACACACCTACAGCCGAGATCTACCGGGAGTTAGGTAATCTGTACGTTGAACATCAGAATTTCCGCCAAATGTATGACGGATATCATCCTAAGCTTGCTGAATTCTTAAGGGATGCGATGATCATTAAGGCGGAACAAGAATTGTCTTAG
- a CDS encoding MDR family MFS transporter: MNTTGNSKRSLILAGLLLATFLSAIEGTVIGPAGPTIVSELGSVQLLSWIFTAYLLTMAVSTPIFGKISDLYGRKPVFLIGCALFILGSLLCSFSQNMEMLIVFRAIQGIGAGAVVPVTFTIIGDIYPIEERGKIQGWISSVWGISSLAGPLLGGYFVDNLGWQWIFGFNVPFGLLAMWFVFRYLHENVSPRTAKIDVMGALTFTVGITALLFVLSAGGQYYAWSSPLILGLSAVAVAFIVLFFMVEKRAEAPMVPLHLFRIQDIRVANIAGLLTSSLMIGLTSYLPLWVQGVRGGNATESGLLLAPMSVGWLIGSVWAGRLLMKIGSRMTSLIGLTGIVIGSGGLFLVGGSSPQYVLFVLTFIYGLGFGFAFTIFTIIAQSSVGYRERGSSTALHTFMRTLGQTIGAAAFGTWLNYRISTLSSAQNLAAAGISDRDLNELLAPHTETVLSDDQWRLLRGVLEGSLHSLFIIMFVIAIVSWVATLALRKRLMVPEDADAPQQVQGSVQVAGVKKEKK, translated from the coding sequence TTGAATACGACGGGAAATTCCAAACGCAGTCTCATTTTGGCGGGTTTGCTGCTAGCTACCTTTTTGTCCGCCATTGAAGGTACGGTCATTGGGCCCGCAGGGCCAACGATCGTTAGTGAATTGGGCAGTGTGCAACTGCTTAGCTGGATCTTTACAGCTTATCTGCTCACAATGGCGGTTAGCACCCCGATTTTTGGTAAAATCAGTGATTTGTATGGGCGGAAGCCTGTATTCTTAATCGGATGTGCTCTGTTTATACTCGGTTCGTTACTATGCAGTTTCTCGCAGAATATGGAGATGCTCATTGTTTTTCGTGCAATCCAGGGGATTGGCGCAGGTGCCGTAGTGCCTGTGACATTTACGATTATTGGAGATATCTATCCCATTGAGGAACGGGGCAAAATCCAAGGCTGGATTAGTTCTGTATGGGGAATTTCATCTCTGGCCGGGCCGCTATTAGGTGGTTATTTTGTAGATAATCTAGGTTGGCAATGGATATTTGGGTTCAATGTGCCGTTTGGTTTGTTAGCGATGTGGTTTGTATTTCGTTATTTGCATGAAAATGTGTCACCACGTACTGCCAAAATTGATGTTATGGGTGCGTTGACCTTCACTGTTGGGATTACAGCTCTGCTCTTTGTTTTGTCAGCGGGTGGACAGTATTATGCGTGGAGCTCTCCGTTGATTTTGGGACTCAGCGCGGTAGCTGTAGCTTTTATCGTATTATTCTTCATGGTTGAAAAAAGAGCCGAGGCTCCGATGGTTCCACTTCACCTCTTCCGCATTCAAGACATTCGTGTGGCGAATATTGCTGGGCTCTTAACGAGCTCACTGATGATCGGTCTTACGAGTTATCTGCCGCTGTGGGTGCAGGGTGTGCGTGGGGGAAATGCGACTGAATCCGGATTGTTGCTTGCACCAATGTCTGTTGGCTGGCTGATCGGCAGTGTGTGGGCAGGTCGACTCTTAATGAAGATTGGGTCGCGTATGACGTCTCTCATCGGACTGACTGGCATTGTGATTGGTTCAGGCGGATTATTCCTTGTCGGCGGTTCATCGCCGCAGTACGTGTTGTTTGTTCTGACCTTTATCTATGGGCTTGGTTTTGGTTTTGCATTCACAATCTTCACCATCATTGCACAGTCATCTGTAGGATATCGGGAACGGGGTTCATCCACAGCACTACATACGTTCATGCGTACACTGGGACAAACGATTGGTGCGGCAGCTTTTGGTACATGGTTGAATTATCGAATCTCAACATTATCCAGTGCACAAAATCTTGCAGCTGCCGGTATCTCCGATCGGGATCTGAATGAATTGCTGGCACCTCATACGGAAACGGTTTTGTCCGACGATCAATGGCGGTTGTTGCGAGGTGTACTTGAGGGAAGTTTGCATTCCTTGTTCATTATTATGTTTGTAATTGCGATTGTGTCTTGGGTTGCTACGCTGGCTCTGCGCAAACGTCTCATGGTTCCAGAAGACGCAGATGCCCCACAGCAAGTACAAGGCTCCGTGCAAGTGGCTGGTGTGAAAAAGGAGAAAAAATAG